The Chryseobacterium sp. 52 genome includes a region encoding these proteins:
- a CDS encoding DUF4291 domain-containing protein, with product MELKLKKYNEQLQGWPEKGHHIMAQYNDDKIVVYQSYRKEIGEFALKNQYFGGEFSLDRMTWIKPNFLWMMYRNGWGRKEGQEYVLAIHLKMSAFKRYLENAVYSSYNDKLGVSREEWQNQVKESSVRLQWDPDHDPFGNKLERRAVQIGLKKEFTHSFAHEDILLIENISDFVKEQYQFVLNDDLGNLMIPEEKPLLFNDENLNKTLRLDKN from the coding sequence ATGGAACTTAAACTTAAAAAATATAACGAACAACTACAGGGTTGGCCTGAAAAAGGACATCATATCATGGCTCAATACAATGATGATAAAATTGTTGTATATCAGTCTTATCGAAAGGAAATTGGAGAATTTGCCCTTAAAAATCAGTATTTTGGAGGCGAATTCAGTTTGGACAGAATGACGTGGATAAAGCCCAACTTTCTTTGGATGATGTATCGAAACGGCTGGGGAAGAAAAGAAGGACAGGAATATGTGTTGGCAATTCATTTAAAAATGTCCGCATTCAAAAGATATTTGGAAAATGCAGTCTACTCTTCTTATAATGATAAATTGGGCGTTTCCCGTGAAGAATGGCAGAATCAGGTGAAAGAATCTTCAGTAAGATTACAATGGGATCCGGATCATGATCCTTTTGGAAATAAATTGGAAAGAAGAGCCGTACAAATTGGTTTGAAGAAAGAATTTACCCATTCTTTTGCTCATGAAGATATTCTTTTAATTGAAAATATTTCAGATTTTGTAAAAGAACAGTATCAGTTTGTTTTAAATGATGATTTGGGTAATTTGATGATTCCCGAAGAAAAACCATTGCTATTCAATGATGAAAACTTAAATAAAACATTAAGATTAGATAAGAACTAA
- a CDS encoding macro domain-containing protein, which yields MKKIQYLKGDATNPKAEGNKIIAHICNDIGGWGKGFVVAVSKRWKQPEKEYREWFKNGGNFNLGEIQMVQTEKDIWVCNMIGQHKIMTNSNGVQPIRYEAVEECLEKLANEALKFNAEVHMPRIGCGLAGGKWEEIEPIIERTLLRNDISVYVYDFE from the coding sequence ATGAAAAAGATCCAATATTTAAAAGGAGATGCTACAAATCCTAAAGCAGAAGGAAATAAGATCATAGCTCATATTTGCAATGATATCGGAGGTTGGGGAAAAGGTTTTGTCGTTGCTGTTTCAAAAAGATGGAAGCAACCTGAAAAAGAATACCGTGAGTGGTTTAAAAATGGGGGGAATTTTAATCTTGGAGAAATTCAGATGGTTCAGACAGAAAAAGATATTTGGGTTTGCAATATGATTGGCCAGCATAAAATTATGACTAACTCAAACGGAGTTCAGCCAATCAGATATGAAGCGGTAGAAGAATGCTTGGAAAAATTGGCTAATGAAGCCTTAAAATTCAATGCAGAAGTGCATATGCCAAGAATCGGATGTGGCCTGGCAGGAGGAAAATGGGAAGAGATTGAACCCATTATTGAAAGAACATTACTCAGAAATGATATTTCGGTATATGTTTATGATTTTGAATAA
- a CDS encoding TIGR02452 family protein, which translates to MTNKGMAKDTLDILAKTYYINRENQKITIEKELETCKKGIVLFSSGELAEIAKGELPEADFETEFQTWSCSSLKAILKLAEEENQEKIMCLNFASAKNPGGGFINGAEAQEESLARTSALYETQLQAEDYYKIHRAMKSCFYTDTMIYSPKVPVFRKDKGELLPKPVLCNFITSPAVNAGVVKRQEPERVGEIYDAMDTRMEKMFALALNQGNETLILGAWGCGVFRNDPKELVELFKKHLHGKYKNKFKRVVFAILTKKKELLELFEEI; encoded by the coding sequence ATGACAAATAAAGGAATGGCAAAAGATACATTAGATATCCTAGCCAAAACATATTATATAAACAGAGAAAACCAAAAAATAACGATAGAAAAAGAACTGGAGACCTGTAAAAAAGGAATTGTTCTGTTTTCATCCGGTGAGCTTGCTGAAATAGCAAAAGGTGAACTTCCGGAAGCTGATTTTGAAACAGAATTTCAAACATGGAGCTGCAGCTCCTTAAAAGCAATTTTAAAGCTGGCAGAAGAAGAAAATCAGGAGAAAATAATGTGTCTGAATTTTGCATCAGCCAAAAATCCGGGAGGAGGATTTATCAACGGTGCAGAAGCGCAGGAAGAAAGCCTGGCAAGAACTTCAGCTTTATATGAAACTCAGCTTCAGGCGGAGGATTATTATAAAATTCATAGAGCTATGAAGTCCTGTTTTTATACAGATACGATGATTTACAGCCCTAAAGTTCCTGTTTTCAGAAAAGATAAAGGAGAACTGTTACCGAAACCCGTTTTATGTAATTTCATTACTTCTCCCGCTGTAAATGCCGGAGTTGTGAAACGACAGGAGCCGGAAAGGGTAGGTGAAATATATGATGCCATGGACACTAGAATGGAAAAAATGTTTGCTTTAGCCCTGAACCAAGGAAATGAAACCTTAATTTTAGGAGCATGGGGATGTGGCGTTTTTAGAAATGATCCTAAAGAACTGGTTGAGCTTTTCAAAAAGCATCTACACGGAAAATATAAAAATAAATTCAAAAGAGTGGTTTTTGCAATTTTGACTAAGAAAAAAGAATTGCTGGAATTATTTGAGGAAATATAA